From a region of the Coffea arabica cultivar ET-39 chromosome 3e, Coffea Arabica ET-39 HiFi, whole genome shotgun sequence genome:
- the LOC140038480 gene encoding uncharacterized protein: MDFLQFMMETGVSDAGFSDSNYTWCNNRLNDKPKPFRFLNVWTTRAGLLDVIRKGWPRELAGPPLGVLASKLRIIKQILKGWSRETFGDIFQAMKEAERAVMEAEMVQEHDSSDQALCGLNEAREQLRTTLAIEEGFWRQKARVKWLKDGDCNSKYFHAVVAERRSKAILHQI, encoded by the exons ATGGATTTTTTACAGTTCATGATGGAGACTGGTGTATCAGATGCAGGGTTTTCCGATTCAAACTATACCTGGTGCAATAACAG GTTGAACGACAAGCCTAAACCGTTCCGTTTCTTAAATGTATGGACCACCAGAGCGGGACTGCTTGATGTCATCAGGAAGGGGTGGCCACGCGAGCTAGCAGGTCCTCCCCTAGGGGTGTTGGCATCCAAATTGCGTATAATCAAGCAGATCTTGAAGGGATGGTCCAGGGAGACCTTTGGTGACATATTTCAGGCAATGAAAGAAGCGGAGAGGGCGGTGATGGAGGCGGAAATGGTTCAAGAGCATGATTCGTCAGATCAGGCCCTATGTGGATTGAATGAAGCCCGTGAGCAGTTGAGGACTACGCTGGCCATTGAGGAAGGTTTTTGGAGACAGAAGGCGAGGGTTAAGTGGCTAAAGGATGGGGATTGTAATTCCAAGTATTTCCACGCGGTGGTGGCGGAGCGAAGGAGCAAGGCGATTCTTCATCAGATCTGA